GGGTGACGGGCTCACCGTGCGAATCAATCCATGCCCTGTCGGACAGCCCCTAGCGGTCGCGCGTCTCGGCCTCTGGCCGACGGAGTCTGTGGAACCGGGAGTACTGGTCGTACATCAGGTCGTAGAAGGAGTCGAAGCGTTCCGGTCCCATCCCTGACCACGAGGCGAGCCAGTATCCGGCCCATTCGCCGCGCTCGTCGATGTCCTTGGGGTCGAGGAGCATGACCGCGGCGTCGCCCTCAAGAGAGAGACGCAGGGAACGGGCGAGGATCTCGCCCTCGGGCTCTTCGCCCTCGTCCTCGTCGGCGAACTCGGTGTCGCTGTATGCCTCGATCCAGCTGGAGTCCTCGGTTTCGGCGAGCCAGGCGAGCTCGGAGGTGCCCGCGAGCCGGTAGATGAAGCACCCCGCGTCTCGCCACCCGTTGGTGGCCAGCAGGAATTCGCGGAGCGAGGGCGGCAGGGTCCGGCCCAGGCGGGCCTCGGCTGCCGTGACCTCGTCCGGGGTCGCCGGGGCGAACCCGAGCCAGCTGTCCCGTACCACCTCGTCATCCAAGGGTGCGTCCCGCTCGGGGTCGTGCCTGACGATCCACTCCTCGCTCCAGAGTTTCAGGAACGGCCGCCACTGCTCGCGGTTCATGCACTGCCCTTTCGCGTCGCACCCGGTCGAACATCACTGCGTCAACGACAGCACATGGGTCTGACATCCATCGCCCCGCGGCTTGACGCGAAGGCTGGACCGGTCACTCGACCCATCGGACGGGCCCTAAACGGAGGTTTCCCCGCGAGAAGGATCTCGCCAAGATCGGTGTGCTGTAAGGGGTCGAGGTCGCAGCGGACGGCGTCCGCCTGCCCGCCGAGGGGCACACTGCTAGGCCGTGCCAGCTCCGGCTCCGTTTCCTGGCCCCATGCCTTGTCCCCAGTTGGACCTGCTCCTCCAGGCTCAGCTCGATTCGCCGACCGTCAGCCATCCGGGAACGGCCCAGCGAGGCAGCCTTGCAGCATCATCGGCAGCCTCGTCGTAGTACGGATCTCTTCGCCGTA
This Streptomyces decoyicus DNA region includes the following protein-coding sequences:
- a CDS encoding SMI1/KNR4 family protein; the protein is MNREQWRPFLKLWSEEWIVRHDPERDAPLDDEVVRDSWLGFAPATPDEVTAAEARLGRTLPPSLREFLLATNGWRDAGCFIYRLAGTSELAWLAETEDSSWIEAYSDTEFADEDEGEEPEGEILARSLRLSLEGDAAVMLLDPKDIDERGEWAGYWLASWSGMGPERFDSFYDLMYDQYSRFHRLRRPEAETRDR